A genomic segment from Streptomyces sp. NBC_00459 encodes:
- a CDS encoding ABC-F family ATP-binding cassette domain-containing protein, whose protein sequence is MAVNLVNVENVSKVYGTRALLDGISLGVSEGDRIGVVGRNGDGKTTLIRMLAKLEEADTGRVTHSGGLRLGVLTQHDSLDPAATVRHEVIRDMADHEWAGNSKIRDVLTGLFGGLDLPGFPQGLDTVIGPLSGGERRRIALAKLLIDDPDLIVLDEPTNHLDVEGISWLARHLRERRSALVCVTHDRWFLDQVCTSMWDVQKGAVYEYEGGYTDYVFARAERERIAATEEVKRQNLVRKELAWLRRGAPARTSKPRFRVEAANELIADVPPPRDSSELMKFASTRLGKTVFDLEDVTVQAGPKVLLKHLTWQLGPGDRIGLVGVNGAGKTSLLRAMADAARSGGETQPVAGRVAVGKTVKLAYLSQEVGELDPNLRVLEAVQQIRDRVDLGKGRELTAGQLCETFGFGKEKQWTPVGDLSGGERRRLQILRLLMDEPNVLFLDEPTNDLDIETLTQLEDLLDGWPGSMVVISHDRFFIERTTDRVFALLGDAALRMLPRGIDEYLERRKRMEDAAAAAVPVPAAKAVTEKSAADTRAAKKELQKIERQLDKMSERESRLHTQIADNATDFEKVAKLDAELRELSGERDDLELRWLELADEA, encoded by the coding sequence ATGGCCGTCAACCTCGTCAATGTCGAGAACGTCAGCAAGGTGTACGGGACCCGTGCCCTGCTCGACGGGATCTCGCTCGGGGTGTCCGAGGGGGACCGGATCGGGGTCGTGGGTCGTAATGGCGACGGCAAGACCACCCTCATCCGGATGCTCGCCAAGCTGGAGGAGGCCGACACCGGGCGTGTCACCCACTCCGGCGGTCTGCGACTCGGTGTCCTCACCCAGCACGACTCCCTCGACCCCGCCGCCACCGTCCGCCACGAGGTCATCCGGGACATGGCGGACCACGAGTGGGCCGGGAACTCCAAGATCAGGGACGTTCTCACCGGGCTGTTCGGCGGACTCGACCTGCCCGGGTTCCCGCAGGGCCTCGACACCGTCATCGGGCCCCTGTCCGGTGGTGAGCGGCGTCGGATCGCGCTCGCCAAGCTGCTCATCGACGATCCCGACCTGATCGTTCTCGACGAGCCCACCAACCACCTCGACGTCGAGGGCATCTCCTGGCTCGCCCGGCATCTGCGCGAGCGCCGCTCCGCGCTCGTCTGCGTCACCCACGACCGGTGGTTCCTCGACCAGGTCTGCACCAGCATGTGGGACGTGCAGAAGGGCGCGGTGTACGAGTACGAGGGCGGCTACACCGACTACGTCTTCGCCCGCGCCGAACGCGAGCGCATCGCCGCCACCGAGGAGGTCAAGCGGCAGAACCTCGTCCGCAAGGAACTGGCCTGGCTGCGGCGCGGGGCACCCGCCCGTACGTCCAAGCCGCGCTTCCGCGTCGAGGCCGCCAACGAGCTGATCGCCGACGTACCGCCGCCCCGGGACAGCAGCGAGCTGATGAAGTTCGCCTCGACCCGGCTCGGCAAGACCGTGTTCGACCTTGAGGACGTGACCGTGCAGGCCGGGCCCAAGGTGCTGCTGAAGCACCTCACCTGGCAGCTCGGCCCCGGTGACCGCATCGGGCTCGTCGGGGTGAACGGCGCCGGCAAGACCTCCCTCCTGCGTGCCATGGCCGATGCCGCCCGCAGCGGGGGCGAGACACAGCCCGTCGCCGGGCGGGTCGCCGTCGGGAAGACCGTCAAGCTGGCCTATCTCTCCCAGGAGGTCGGCGAGCTCGACCCGAACCTGCGGGTGCTGGAGGCCGTGCAGCAGATCCGGGACCGGGTCGACCTCGGCAAGGGGCGCGAGCTGACCGCCGGGCAGCTGTGCGAGACGTTCGGGTTCGGCAAGGAGAAGCAGTGGACCCCGGTCGGGGACCTGAGCGGTGGTGAGCGGCGCAGGCTGCAGATCCTGCGTCTGCTCATGGACGAGCCCAACGTCCTCTTCCTCGACGAGCCCACCAACGACCTCGACATCGAGACCCTCACCCAGCTCGAAGACCTCCTCGACGGCTGGCCCGGGTCCATGGTCGTCATCTCCCACGACCGGTTCTTCATCGAGCGGACCACCGACCGTGTCTTCGCGCTCCTCGGCGATGCCGCCCTCCGGATGCTGCCGCGCGGCATCGACGAGTACCTGGAGCGGCGCAAGCGGATGGAGGATGCCGCCGCAGCCGCCGTACCGGTTCCCGCCGCCAAGGCCGTCACCGAGAAGAGCGCCGCCGACACCCGCGCAGCCAAGAAGGAACTCCAGAAGATCGAGCGGCAGTTGGACAAGATGTCCGAGCGGGAGAGCAGGCTGCACACGCAGATCGCCGACAACGCCACCGACTTCGAGAAGGTCGCCAAACTCGACGCCGAACTCCGCGAACTCTCCGGCGAACGCGACGACTTGGAACTGCGGTGGCTGGAACTCGCGGACGAGGCGTAG
- a CDS encoding outer membrane protein assembly factor BamB family protein, with protein sequence MTQPPPPPNQPPQPPPGYGYPQGGPNPYAQQPQPPYGPPGYGYPQQPQPVHPPQPPTPKRKVNAQAAIIVSAVVAIALIIGGGVWYSSSEDGSSDGKNTGSGTTGGTGGTDSGTGGGGGTDKAPANTASKVLFQLPEPAVGADESSVTVVGSWLTDTVYAKSGNAEIVGYDPAKGTKLWTVPLPGPVCAASRHTTADHSTAIVYEPAMPTKDKPSHGCSQVAAIDLDAGKKLWTRTVKSGDQVINLDNVTVSANTVAVGSTSGGAAFDITGKSLWTPKPTDSCYDAGYGGGEKLVAVRKCGTYDARQLNIQTIDPVSGKVLSEYAMAKGIEDASIVSTNPLVVASDINRSAGDGSGISDFFSIDNKTGQLRTKISAPGDRYAAECEGITRIEYCTKLAVGNDRLYLPTEEHDGTGEYSKTNEIVSFDLATGKQDGQRADAGNGYTISPLTMDDGNVIAYKRPPYDKGGQVVSIDGGSFAQTKLMENPATKAVRDIEATMQPDYAEIVYADGRLYMSQVYARKPSSTGETRYLAIAYGTR encoded by the coding sequence ATGACCCAGCCGCCGCCCCCGCCCAACCAGCCCCCGCAGCCTCCCCCCGGCTACGGCTACCCCCAGGGCGGCCCGAACCCGTACGCCCAGCAGCCGCAGCCTCCGTACGGGCCTCCCGGTTACGGCTACCCGCAGCAGCCGCAGCCCGTCCATCCGCCTCAACCTCCCACCCCCAAGAGGAAGGTGAACGCGCAGGCGGCCATCATCGTCTCGGCCGTCGTCGCGATCGCGCTGATCATCGGCGGCGGTGTCTGGTACTCCTCCTCCGAGGACGGCAGCAGCGACGGCAAGAACACGGGCTCCGGCACGACCGGTGGCACGGGCGGGACCGACAGCGGCACCGGTGGTGGCGGTGGTACGGACAAGGCGCCCGCGAACACCGCCTCCAAGGTCCTCTTCCAGCTCCCCGAGCCGGCCGTCGGCGCCGACGAGAGCAGTGTCACCGTCGTCGGGTCCTGGCTCACCGACACCGTGTACGCCAAGAGCGGCAACGCCGAGATCGTCGGGTACGACCCCGCCAAGGGCACCAAGCTCTGGACGGTCCCGCTGCCCGGCCCGGTGTGCGCGGCGAGCCGCCACACCACCGCCGACCACAGCACGGCGATCGTGTACGAGCCCGCCATGCCGACCAAGGACAAGCCCTCGCACGGCTGCAGCCAGGTCGCGGCGATCGACCTCGACGCCGGCAAGAAGCTGTGGACGCGGACGGTCAAGTCCGGCGACCAGGTGATCAACCTCGACAACGTGACGGTCAGCGCGAACACGGTCGCCGTGGGCAGCACCAGCGGCGGCGCCGCCTTCGACATCACCGGCAAGTCCCTGTGGACCCCGAAGCCGACCGACTCCTGCTACGACGCGGGCTACGGCGGCGGCGAGAAGCTGGTCGCGGTCCGCAAGTGCGGCACGTACGACGCCCGGCAGCTGAACATCCAGACCATCGACCCGGTCTCCGGCAAGGTGCTCTCCGAGTACGCGATGGCCAAGGGCATCGAGGACGCCAGCATCGTGTCGACGAACCCGCTGGTCGTGGCCTCCGACATCAACCGCTCCGCGGGCGACGGCAGCGGCATCTCCGACTTCTTCTCCATCGACAACAAGACCGGACAGCTGCGTACGAAGATCTCGGCACCCGGCGACAGGTACGCCGCCGAGTGCGAGGGCATCACCAGGATCGAGTACTGCACCAAGCTGGCCGTCGGCAACGACAGGCTGTACCTCCCGACCGAGGAACACGACGGCACCGGCGAGTACAGCAAGACCAACGAGATCGTGTCCTTCGACCTCGCCACCGGCAAGCAGGACGGTCAGCGCGCCGACGCGGGCAACGGCTACACGATCTCGCCGCTGACCATGGACGACGGCAACGTGATCGCGTACAAGCGCCCGCCCTACGACAAGGGCGGCCAGGTGGTCAGCATCGACGGCGGCTCCTTCGCGCAGACGAAGCTGATGGAGAACCCGGCGACGAAGGCGGTGCGGGACATCGAGGCCACCATGCAGCCCGACTACGCCGAGATCGTCTACGCCGACGGCCGCCTCTACATGTCCCAGGTCTACGCCCGAAAGCCCTCCAGCACGGGGGAGACCAGGTACCTGGCGATCGCGTACGGCACGAGGTGA
- the galK gene encoding galactokinase, whose protein sequence is MTTVDVAEAFEGLYGSAPEGVWAAPGRVNLIGEHTDYNDGFVMPFALPHTAMAAVSRRTDGVVRLHSSDVEGGVIELRAGELTPESDKSWTAYPGGVIWALQDAGHTAVSAGADIHLTSTVPTGAGLSSSAALEVVVALALNDLYELGLERWQLARLCQRAENVYVGAPTGIMDQTASACCTAGHALFLDTRDLSQDQIPFDLAAEGMSLLVVDTQVKHSHSEGEYGKRRAGCERGAELLDVNALRDVPYEDLDAALARLADAGGDEEVRRLVRHVVTEDHRVERVVELLKSGGDTRAIGPILTEGHASLRDDFRVSCPELDLVVEAAVESGALGARMTGGGFGGSAIVLVEAEAAERVGKAVEEAFGAAGYTAPRVFTAVPSAGARRVK, encoded by the coding sequence ATGACGACTGTGGATGTCGCCGAGGCGTTCGAGGGTCTGTACGGTTCCGCGCCGGAGGGCGTGTGGGCGGCGCCGGGCCGGGTCAACCTGATCGGCGAACACACCGACTACAACGACGGTTTCGTCATGCCCTTCGCCCTCCCGCACACGGCGATGGCAGCGGTCTCCCGCCGCACGGACGGCGTGGTGCGCCTGCACTCGTCGGACGTGGAGGGGGGCGTCATCGAGCTGCGGGCAGGGGAGTTGACGCCCGAGTCGGACAAGAGCTGGACGGCGTACCCGGGAGGCGTGATCTGGGCGCTCCAGGACGCGGGCCACACGGCGGTGTCGGCCGGCGCGGACATCCACCTGACGTCGACGGTACCGACGGGCGCGGGCCTGTCGTCGTCGGCGGCACTGGAGGTGGTGGTCGCCCTGGCCCTGAACGACCTGTACGAACTGGGCCTGGAACGCTGGCAGTTGGCCCGTCTGTGCCAGCGTGCGGAGAACGTGTACGTGGGCGCCCCGACCGGCATCATGGACCAGACGGCCTCGGCGTGCTGCACCGCGGGCCACGCCCTGTTCCTCGACACCCGGGACCTGTCCCAGGACCAGATCCCCTTCGACCTGGCGGCCGAGGGCATGAGCCTCCTCGTCGTCGACACCCAGGTCAAGCACTCCCACAGCGAGGGCGAGTACGGCAAGCGCCGGGCAGGCTGCGAGCGGGGCGCGGAACTGCTGGACGTGAACGCGCTGCGGGACGTGCCGTACGAGGACCTCGACGCGGCACTGGCCCGGCTGGCCGACGCGGGCGGCGATGAGGAAGTACGCCGCCTGGTACGGCACGTCGTGACGGAGGACCACCGAGTCGAACGGGTGGTGGAGTTGCTGAAGTCGGGCGGTGACACCCGCGCGATCGGCCCGATCCTGACCGAGGGCCACGCCTCCCTCCGCGACGACTTCCGGGTGTCCTGCCCGGAGCTCGACCTGGTGGTCGAGGCCGCGGTCGAGTCCGGCGCCCTGGGCGCCCGGATGACGGGCGGCGGCTTCGGCGGCTCGGCGATCGTCCTGGTCGAGGCGGAGGCCGCGGAGCGAGTCGGCAAGGCGGTGGAGGAGGCGTTCGGCGCGGCCGGGTACACGGCACCCCGGGTGTTCACGGCGGTGCCTTCGGCGGGGGCGCGCAGGGTGAAGTGA
- the galT gene encoding galactose-1-phosphate uridylyltransferase, with amino-acid sequence MKKTSTRLADGRELIYYDLRDDTVRDAVDRRPLERTVTTSQVRRDPLLGDEVAIASHRQGRIYHPPADECPLCPTEGDRLSEIPDSSYDVVVFENRFPSLAGDSGRCEVVCFTSDHNSTFADLTEEQTRLVLEAWTDRTAELSHLPSVEQVFCFENRGAEIGVTLGHPHGQIYAYPFTTPRTALMLRSVAAHKEATGGENLFDAIVEKELAGERLVLATDHWVAFVPYAAHWPYEVHLYPRRRVPDLLALDEEARTEFPQVYLELLRRFDRIFDGPGGAKEGAGEPPTPYIAAWHQAPFGTLEEFEGVNRDDFALHLELFTIRRTSGKLKFLAGSESGMSVFINDIQPESAAQRLREVASS; translated from the coding sequence GTGAAGAAGACCTCGACGAGGCTCGCCGACGGTCGTGAGCTCATCTACTACGACCTGCGCGACGACACAGTGCGTGACGCGGTCGACCGGCGCCCCCTGGAGCGCACGGTCACCACGTCGCAGGTACGCCGGGACCCGCTGCTCGGCGACGAGGTGGCCATCGCCTCGCACCGCCAGGGCCGCATCTACCACCCCCCGGCCGACGAGTGCCCCCTCTGCCCGACCGAGGGCGACCGGCTGAGCGAGATCCCGGACTCGTCGTACGACGTGGTCGTCTTCGAGAACCGGTTCCCCTCCCTGGCCGGCGACTCCGGGCGCTGCGAGGTGGTCTGCTTCACCTCCGACCACAACTCGACCTTCGCCGACCTCACCGAGGAGCAGACGCGGCTGGTCCTGGAGGCGTGGACCGACCGGACGGCGGAGCTGTCGCACCTCCCCTCCGTGGAGCAGGTGTTCTGCTTCGAGAACCGCGGCGCCGAGATCGGCGTCACCCTCGGCCATCCGCACGGCCAGATCTACGCGTACCCCTTCACCACCCCCCGCACGGCCCTGATGCTCCGCTCGGTGGCCGCGCACAAGGAGGCGACGGGCGGCGAGAACCTCTTCGACGCGATCGTGGAGAAGGAACTCGCGGGCGAACGACTGGTCCTGGCCACCGACCACTGGGTCGCCTTCGTGCCGTACGCCGCCCACTGGCCGTACGAGGTGCACCTGTACCCGCGCCGCCGGGTGCCGGACCTGCTGGCGCTCGACGAGGAGGCCCGCACAGAATTCCCCCAGGTGTACCTGGAACTCTTGAGGCGCTTCGACCGGATCTTCGACGGACCGGGTGGTGCGAAAGAAGGGGCAGGGGAGCCGCCGACGCCGTACATCGCGGCCTGGCACCAGGCTCCGTTCGGCACGCTGGAGGAGTTCGAGGGCGTCAACCGGGACGACTTCGCGCTCCACCTCGAGCTTTTCACCATTCGCCGCACTTCCGGCAAGCTGAAGTTCCTCGCGGGCTCCGAGTCGGGGATGAGCGTGTTCATCAACGACATCCAGCCGGAATCCGCGGCCCAGCGACTGCGAGAGGTAGCGAGTTCATGA
- a CDS encoding nucleotidyl transferase AbiEii/AbiGii toxin family protein, with protein MNLSGLHRRLLADVLSIGTPYPLVITGGYAVQAHGLVDRLSQDIDVATENPAPMAAIAQDLRQGLSHRGWQVTVISVDPLSARLLVASPDTGEDCEVDVLKENFWASPELTEHGLVLSFEDVIGTKVRALADRGAVRDLIDVHAAADSHNLQDLERLGELHGRGEFRLQDLRERLGGAEWFDDDEFAAYSLTSEETEELRVWAQHWASDLDQRLTGVAEDHDD; from the coding sequence GTGAACCTCAGCGGCCTCCACCGTCGGCTCCTCGCCGACGTCCTTTCCATCGGCACTCCTTATCCGCTGGTCATCACGGGCGGATACGCCGTCCAGGCGCACGGGCTCGTAGACCGTCTCAGCCAGGACATCGACGTCGCGACCGAGAACCCTGCTCCCATGGCTGCCATTGCCCAGGATCTGAGGCAGGGGCTCTCACACCGAGGCTGGCAGGTCACCGTAATCAGTGTCGACCCTCTCTCCGCTCGTCTGCTGGTGGCCAGCCCCGACACCGGCGAGGACTGCGAAGTGGACGTCCTCAAGGAGAACTTCTGGGCGTCGCCCGAGTTGACCGAACACGGACTGGTCCTCTCCTTCGAGGACGTCATCGGGACCAAGGTCCGCGCCTTGGCCGATCGCGGTGCCGTCAGAGACCTCATCGACGTTCACGCCGCCGCCGACAGCCACAATCTTCAAGATCTCGAACGGCTCGGCGAGCTGCATGGTCGCGGCGAGTTCCGTCTCCAGGACCTCCGTGAGCGTCTCGGCGGTGCGGAGTGGTTCGACGACGACGAATTCGCCGCTTATAGCCTCACGTCGGAGGAGACGGAAGAACTCAGAGTCTGGGCCCAGCACTGGGCAAGCGACCTCGATCAGCGGCTGACCGGGGTGGCAGAGGACCACGACGACTGA
- a CDS encoding YybH family protein, which produces MPEYEKAMRPEDITRLFVERSNAGDAAGVAALYEEDAVLAYPPGDRTVGREAIRALWEKVLANGPRFEPEQPLPTLVCGDIALTSTPPKDGAGARAQVVRRQPDGSWLRLLDQPEFVSPTR; this is translated from the coding sequence GTGCCGGAGTACGAGAAGGCCATGCGGCCCGAGGACATCACCCGCTTGTTCGTCGAACGGTCCAACGCCGGTGACGCGGCCGGGGTCGCCGCGCTCTACGAGGAGGACGCGGTGCTGGCCTACCCGCCCGGCGACCGGACGGTGGGCCGGGAGGCGATCCGCGCACTGTGGGAGAAGGTGCTGGCCAACGGTCCCCGCTTCGAACCGGAACAGCCGCTGCCGACCCTGGTCTGCGGGGACATCGCCCTCACCTCGACCCCGCCGAAGGACGGAGCCGGCGCCCGGGCACAGGTCGTCCGCCGTCAGCCCGACGGAAGCTGGCTGCGGCTGCTGGACCAGCCGGAGTTCGTCTCTCCCACGCGCTGA
- the galE gene encoding UDP-glucose 4-epimerase GalE, with protein MSGKYLVTGGAGYVGGVVAQHLLEAGHEVVVLDNLSTGFREGVPAGATFVEGDIKDAAKWLDSSFDGVLHFAASSQVGESVVKPEKYWDNNVGGSMALLTAMREAGVRKLVFSSTAATYGEPETTPIVETARTSPTNPYGASKLAVDHMITSEATAHGLAAVSLRYFNVAGAYATQGERHDPESHLIPLVLQVAQGKRDAISIYGEDYPTPDGTCVRDYIHVADLADAHLLALTAATAGEHLICNLGNGEGFSVREVVETVRRVTGHPIPEVVAPRRGGDPAVLVASADRARTRLGWNPTRSDLAGIVADAWEFAQRHSK; from the coding sequence ATGAGCGGTAAGTACCTGGTCACCGGTGGTGCGGGCTATGTCGGCGGGGTGGTCGCCCAGCATCTGCTGGAGGCCGGCCACGAGGTCGTCGTCCTCGACAACCTCTCGACGGGCTTCCGGGAGGGCGTCCCGGCAGGTGCCACGTTCGTGGAGGGCGACATCAAGGACGCCGCCAAGTGGCTCGACTCCTCGTTCGACGGGGTGCTCCACTTCGCGGCCTCCTCCCAGGTCGGCGAGTCGGTCGTCAAGCCCGAGAAGTACTGGGACAACAACGTCGGCGGCTCGATGGCGCTGCTCACGGCGATGCGCGAGGCCGGCGTACGCAAGCTGGTCTTCTCGTCCACGGCGGCGACGTACGGCGAGCCGGAGACGACCCCGATCGTCGAAACGGCCCGCACGTCCCCGACGAACCCCTACGGCGCCTCGAAGCTGGCCGTCGACCACATGATCACCAGCGAGGCGACGGCCCACGGCCTCGCCGCGGTGTCGCTGCGCTACTTCAACGTGGCCGGCGCGTACGCCACCCAGGGCGAGCGCCACGACCCCGAGTCCCACCTGATCCCCCTCGTCCTCCAGGTCGCCCAGGGCAAGCGGGACGCGATCTCGATCTACGGCGAGGACTACCCGACCCCGGACGGCACCTGCGTACGGGACTACATCCACGTCGCCGACCTGGCGGACGCCCACCTGCTGGCCCTCACGGCCGCGACGGCGGGCGAACACCTGATCTGCAACCTCGGCAACGGCGAGGGCTTCTCGGTCCGCGAGGTCGTCGAGACGGTGCGCCGGGTCACCGGGCACCCGATCCCGGAGGTCGTGGCCCCGCGCAGGGGCGGCGACCCGGCGGTCCTGGTCGCCTCCGCCGACCGCGCCCGGACCCGACTCGGCTGGAACCCGACCCGGTCCGACCTGGCCGGAATCGTCGCCGACGCGTGGGAGTTCGCGCAGCGGCACAGCAAGTAG
- a CDS encoding outer membrane protein assembly factor BamB family protein, which translates to MTQPPSQPPQGPPQGGFGPPPETPPHVAQGTPYGAPPPLPPAPPTPQPGYGYPQQPGPYAQPGPYGAQSGPYAQQPPAYGAPPPTPGYGYPGQQPPQFPGAPVPPPPSRNPFKGRPALMLGAAVAALLVIGGTVYAVTSGGGDDDKPSAGGSQAGPDLSVPPSGPADASGGGDDAGGGTAGADPDDLNEGRQAGESKVLWSKDAPDAPASGADADGMWITDKVAVKSAYKEMFAFRVGDGDTAWGPITFPQKICAVTPQKSADDKIVVAYMSGASDRAKCNQLQVLDLNTGAKGWSGKVADGALFDSALSVELTLTGTTLMVGRSQSGTAYDLNTGAKLFDKVRYGAACFPAAFAGGAKLIVVSSCGASTSTEHDEVQELDPRTGAARWTRPIPKGWAVGRTYSVDPVVLYLTNEDKKSWNISTLKADGSFRSEVAVDESFAPLCGWAILERDLQGCQGVATDAETLYLPTKATTGANEIVAINLATGKEKWRAKSPADESMLPLKVEGGRLIAYVEPSYDAGGQVVSIPVTGSSHTPTTLLKNPAAAADVENGFYSKAYDWVDGRFYLSTTRLSGRDELKEKLMLAYGK; encoded by the coding sequence ATGACCCAGCCGCCCAGCCAACCGCCCCAGGGTCCGCCCCAGGGCGGCTTCGGCCCACCGCCGGAGACCCCGCCGCACGTGGCGCAGGGAACGCCCTACGGGGCCCCGCCGCCCCTGCCGCCGGCCCCGCCCACGCCCCAGCCGGGGTACGGCTATCCGCAACAGCCCGGCCCCTACGCCCAACCGGGCCCGTACGGTGCCCAGTCCGGCCCCTACGCCCAGCAGCCCCCGGCGTACGGGGCGCCGCCGCCCACCCCCGGCTACGGCTACCCGGGCCAGCAGCCCCCGCAGTTCCCCGGGGCCCCCGTACCTCCGCCGCCCTCCCGCAACCCCTTCAAGGGGCGGCCCGCGTTGATGCTCGGGGCGGCCGTCGCCGCGCTGCTCGTCATCGGGGGCACCGTGTACGCCGTGACCAGCGGCGGTGGCGACGACGACAAGCCTTCCGCCGGCGGAAGCCAGGCCGGCCCCGACCTCTCCGTGCCCCCCTCCGGCCCCGCCGACGCCAGTGGGGGCGGCGACGACGCCGGCGGTGGCACTGCCGGTGCCGACCCCGACGACCTCAACGAGGGTCGCCAGGCGGGCGAGTCGAAGGTGCTCTGGTCCAAGGACGCCCCGGACGCGCCCGCCTCCGGGGCCGATGCCGACGGCATGTGGATCACCGACAAGGTGGCCGTGAAGTCGGCGTACAAGGAGATGTTCGCGTTCCGGGTCGGGGACGGGGACACGGCCTGGGGGCCGATCACCTTCCCGCAGAAGATCTGCGCCGTCACTCCGCAGAAGTCGGCCGACGACAAGATCGTGGTCGCCTACATGAGCGGTGCCAGCGACCGCGCCAAGTGCAACCAGCTCCAGGTGCTCGACCTGAACACGGGTGCGAAGGGATGGAGCGGAAAGGTCGCCGACGGGGCGCTGTTCGACAGCGCGCTCAGCGTCGAGCTGACGCTCACCGGGACGACCCTGATGGTCGGGCGCTCGCAGTCCGGCACGGCGTACGACCTGAACACCGGCGCCAAGCTGTTCGACAAGGTGAGGTACGGGGCCGCCTGCTTCCCCGCCGCCTTCGCGGGCGGCGCGAAGCTGATCGTCGTGTCGTCCTGCGGGGCGTCCACCTCCACCGAGCACGACGAGGTGCAGGAGCTCGACCCGAGGACCGGGGCGGCCAGGTGGACCCGGCCGATTCCGAAGGGCTGGGCGGTCGGGCGCACGTACTCCGTCGATCCTGTCGTCCTCTACCTCACCAACGAGGACAAGAAGTCGTGGAACATCTCCACGCTCAAGGCCGACGGCAGCTTCCGTTCCGAGGTGGCCGTCGACGAGTCCTTCGCGCCCCTGTGCGGCTGGGCGATCCTCGAACGCGACCTCCAGGGCTGCCAGGGCGTCGCCACCGACGCCGAGACCCTCTATCTGCCGACCAAGGCGACCACCGGCGCCAACGAGATCGTCGCGATCAACCTGGCCACCGGCAAGGAGAAGTGGCGCGCCAAGTCACCGGCCGACGAATCGATGCTGCCCCTGAAGGTCGAGGGCGGCCGGCTCATCGCCTACGTCGAGCCGTCGTACGACGCCGGCGGCCAGGTCGTGTCGATCCCCGTCACCGGCAGCAGCCACACCCCGACGACGCTGCTGAAGAACCCGGCGGCAGCCGCCGACGTCGAGAACGGCTTCTACTCCAAGGCGTACGACTGGGTCGACGGCCGCTTCTATCTCTCCACCACCCGACTGAGCGGCAGGGACGAGCTGAAGGAGAAGCTGATGCTCGCCTACGGCAAGTAA
- a CDS encoding helix-turn-helix transcriptional regulator → MGVRLMVVDDHRLLAEALASALKLRGHRVLAAAAPAAGAAELVITRAPEVCLLGTATPAEPGMFDPVVRIKRERPQVAVVVLGPVPSPRGIAAAFAAGASGYVRHDERIEGVERAIMKARAGEAAIAPALLQGAFSELLNPAAQPDDEGQRLLQMLTPREVEVLVRVADGEDTRLIAAGMGIAPSTARTHVQRVLMKLGVGSRLEAAALAARTGLLDRAGPVHLHSPPEADF, encoded by the coding sequence ATGGGAGTGCGGCTGATGGTGGTCGACGACCACCGACTGCTCGCCGAGGCGCTTGCCTCGGCGTTGAAGCTGCGCGGACACCGCGTGCTCGCCGCGGCGGCACCCGCCGCGGGTGCGGCGGAACTGGTGATCACGCGCGCGCCGGAGGTGTGCCTGCTGGGCACGGCGACCCCGGCCGAGCCGGGCATGTTCGACCCGGTGGTGCGGATCAAGCGCGAGCGTCCGCAGGTGGCGGTCGTGGTGCTGGGCCCGGTGCCCAGCCCGCGCGGCATCGCCGCCGCCTTCGCCGCCGGAGCTTCCGGGTACGTACGTCACGACGAGCGCATAGAAGGCGTCGAGCGCGCCATCATGAAGGCCAGAGCGGGCGAGGCGGCGATCGCTCCGGCGCTGCTCCAGGGCGCGTTCAGCGAGCTGCTCAACCCCGCCGCCCAGCCCGACGACGAGGGCCAGCGCCTCCTCCAGATGCTCACGCCGAGGGAGGTCGAGGTCCTGGTCCGGGTCGCCGACGGCGAGGACACCCGGCTGATCGCGGCCGGCATGGGGATCGCGCCCAGTACGGCCCGTACGCATGTGCAGCGGGTGCTGATGAAGCTGGGGGTGGGGTCGAGGCTGGAGGCGGCGGCGCTGGCGGCCCGTACGGGACTGCTGGACCGGGCGGGCCCGGTGCATCTGCACTCACCTCCCGAAGCGGACTTCTGA